From the Oryzias latipes chromosome 22, ASM223467v1 genome, one window contains:
- the LOC101165434 gene encoding potassium channel subfamily K member 3 — translation MKRQNARTLALIVSILTYLVVGAAVFETLESKQERSQRRKLEARKYELLRRYNLTRANFEDLELVVLQLKPHKAGVQWKFAGSFYFAITVITTIGYGHAAPSTDSGKVFCMFYALLGIPLTLVMFQSLGERINTLVRYLLHQSKKGLGLRQTQVSMANMVTVGFFFCLSTLCVGAAAFSHCEGWSFLHAFYYCFITLTTIGFGDYVALQRDDALQNDPRYVAFCFIYILMGLTVIGAFLNLVVLRFLTMNAEDERRDAREKALVTVNKPRGEVAYLLPMSASSTPVAEETSRAKDSKGAYTEVLHFQTICSCLWYRSTEKLQGSAAYPQELAFSDAYLQRSSPHPGDPGSTGCVCGPRQCSSIRSITTGLQLLSPFRVFRRRSSV, via the exons ATGAAGCGGCAGAACGCCCGGACTCTCGCCCTCATCGTCAGCATCCTCACCTACCTGGTGGTCGGCGCGGCCGTCTTCGAGACTCTGGAGTCCAAACAGGAGAGAAGTCAGCGCAGGAAGCTGGAGGCGAGAAAGTACGAACTTCTGCGCAGGTACAACCTGACCAGAGCCAACTTCGAGGATCTGGAGCTCGTGGTCCTGCAGCTCAAACCTCACAAAGCCGGAGTCCAGTGGAAGTTCGCCGGATCCTTCTACTTCGCCATCACTGTGATCACGACCATAG GTTATGGCCACGCGGCGCCCAGCACAGACTCGGGGAAGGTGTTCTGTATGTTCTACGCCCTGCTGGGGATCCCGCTCACCCTGGTCATGTTCCAGAGCCTGGGAGAGCGCATCAACACCTTGGTCAGGTACCTGCTGCACCAAAGCAAGAAGGGGCTGGGGCTGCGGCAGACCCAGGTGTCCATGGCCAACATGGTGACGgtgggcttcttcttctgcctGAGCACGCTGTGTGTGGGCGCCGCAGCCTTCTCGCACTGCGAGGGATGGAGCTTCCTCCACGCCTTCTACTACTGCTTCATCACGCTCACCACCATCGGGTTTGGGGATTACGTAGCGCTGCAGAGGGACGATGCCCTGCAGAATGACCCTCGCTACGTGGCTTTCTGCTTCATCTACATCCTCATGGGCCTGACGGTGATTGGAGCCTTCCTGAACCTGGTTGTGCTTCGCTTCCTGACCATGAACGCAGAGGACGAGAGGCGGGACGCCAGGGAGAAGGCTTTGGTGACAGTCAACAAGCCCAGAGGGGAGGTGGCTTATCTCCTCCCCATGTCGGCTTCCTCCACACCTGTAGCAGAGGAAACCTCAAGGGCAAAAGATTCCAAAGGTGCTTACACCGAGGTGCTGCATTTCCAAACTATTTGCTCCTGTTTGTGGTACAGGAGCACCGAGAAGCTTCAGGGCTCGGCTGCGTACCCTCAAGAGCTGGCGTTCTCGGATGCTTACCTGCAGAGGAGCAGTCCTCACCCCGGGGACCCCGGATCCACAGGCTGCGTCTGCGGTCCACGTCAATGCAGTAGCATACGCTCCATCACCACAGGCCTGCAGCTTCTGTCTCCGTTCAGGGTGTTCAGGAGGCGCAGCTCCGTGTAG
- the nenf gene encoding neudesin, translating into MATARAGLLLLLLSAALAEQVQKKSEEARPVRLFTEEELRQYDGSEEHHPIYMAVKGVVFDVTKGKEFYGKNAPYNALTGKDSTRAVAKMSLNPEDLTSDITGLTEEQLQSLQNIFEGTYKAKYPIVGYTASRILSADGSPNPDFQPEEQPQFQIKDEF; encoded by the exons ATGGCGACCGCGCGGGCTGGcctcctgcttctcctcctGTCGGCGGCTTTGGCTGAGCAAGTTCAAAAAAAGAGCGAAGAAGCGCGACCTGTGCGTCTGTTCACTGAGGAGGAGCTCCGCCAATATGACGGCAGCGAG GAGCACCATCCTATTTACATGGCAGTGAAAGGGGTGGTGTTTGATGTCACCAAGGGGAAAG AATTTTATGGCAAGAATGCTCCATACAACGCTCTGACCGGCAAAGACTCCACCAGGGCGGTGGCCAAGATGTCCCTCAACCCGGAAGATCTGACATCGGATATT ACCGGCCTCACAGAGGAGCAGCTCCAGTCTctgcagaacatttttgagGGCACATACAAAGCCAAGTATCCTATCGTGGGGTACACTGCGTCCCGGATCCTCAGTGCTGATGGAAGCCCTAACCCAGACTTCCAACCAGAGGAGCAGCCTCAGTTTCAGATCAAAGATGAGTTCTAA
- the LOC101158402 gene encoding ezrin, whose protein sequence is MPKMVNVRVITMDAELEFSIHPTTTGKQLFDQVARTIGLREVWYFGMQFADIRGMVTWLNPDKKVLMQEVKKETPLQFKLRIKFYPEDVAEELIQDVTRKLFFLQVKEAILTEEIYCPPESVVLLASYAVQAKYGDYNKEVHRLGYLSNDRLLPKRVLEQHKLSKEQWEERIQVWHEEHRSVLKEEAMVEYLKIAQDLEMYGVNYFEIKNKKGTDLWLGVDALGLNIYGKDDRLTPKIGFPWSEIRNVSFSDKKFVIKPIDKKAPDFLFYAPRLRINKSILQLCMGNHDLYMRRRKPDSIEVQQMKAQAKEERLQKKLERDQLENEKRKREAMERERQQMEREKQELMTRLSQFEETTKRAERELQEQLERAMRLEEERRRVEQEAARLEAERMEAIIAKEELAKQAEDQQKSQEQLAAELAEYTAKIALLEEAKRMKEEEAESWHSKAVEVEENLMKTKEELHNVMTTANSPPPAPSPSPSSSSSSSSSSDNESEHSEENSTYSAELQTQGVDNHHSEEDRLTEAEKNQRLQQQLLALSSDLAGARDDNKKTLNDVLHAENVRAGRDKYKTLRQIRMGNTKQRIDEFEAL, encoded by the exons ATGCCCAAGATG GTCAACGTTCGCGTCATCACCATGGACGCAGAACTGGAGTTCTCCatccaccccaccaccaccggGAAGCAGCTCTTTGACCAG gtggcCCGGACCATCGGCCTGCGGGAGGTGTGGTACTTCGGTATGCAGTTTGCTGACATCAGAGGAATGGTGACGTGGCTTAATCCTGATAAAAAg GTGCTGATGCAAGAGGTGAAAAAGGAGACCCCCCTTCAGTTCAAGCTCCGGATCAAGTTCTACCCCGAGGATGTGGCCGAAGAGCTGATCCAGGACGTCACCAGGAAGCTCTTCTTCCTGCAGGTGAAGGAGGCCATCCTTACAGAGGAAATCTACTGTCCTCCGGAGTCGGTGGTGTTGCTGGCCTCCTATGCTGTGCAGGCAAAGTACGGAGACTACAACAAGGAGGTGCACCGCTTGGGTTACCTGTCCAACGATCGGCTGCTGCCCAAAAG AGTGCTGGAACAACACAAGCTGTCCAAGGAGCAGTGGGAGGAGAGGATTCAGGTCTGGCATGAGGAGCACAGATCTGTGCTGAA GGAGGAGGCGATGGTGGAGTATCTGAAGATTGCCCAGGACCTGGAGATGTACGGCGTGAACTACTTTGAGATCAAGAACAAGAAGGGCACAGACCTGTGGCTGGGGGTGGACGCTCTGGGGCTCAACATCTATGGAAAGGATGACCG ACTCACCCCGAAGATCGGCTTTCCCTGGAGCGAAATCCGAAATGTTTCCTTTAGTGATAAGAAGTTTGTCATCAAGCCGATAGATAAGAAGGCTCCA GACTTCCTATTTTACGCTCCACGTCTGCGCATCAACAAGAGCATCTTGCAGCTCTGCATGGGCAACCATGACCTGTACATGCGCCGCCGCAAGCCCGACAGCATCGAGGTCCAGCAGATGAAGGCTCAGGCCAAAGAGGAGAGGCTGCAGAAGAAGCTGGAGAG GGATCAGCTGGAGAACgagaagaggaagagggaagCCATGGAGAGGGAGAGGCAGCAGATGGAGCGGGAGAAGCAGGAGCTGATGACGAGGCTGTCCCAGTTTGAGGAGACCACCAAAAGAGCAGAGAGAG AACTTCAGGAGCAGCTGGAGCGGGCCATGAgactggaggaggagaggaggagggtggagcaggagGCGGCCCGGCTGGAGGCAGAGAGGATGGAGGCCATAATTGCCAAGGAGGAACTGGCCAAGCAAGCTGAGGACCAGCAGAAGAGCCAGGAGCAGCTG gctgcagagcTGGCCGAGTACACCGCCAAGATCGCCCTGCTGGAGGAGGCCAAGaggatgaaggaggaggaggcggagtcatGGCACAGCAAG GCCGTGGAGGTGGAAGAGAATCTAATGAAGACAAAGGAGGAGCTCCACAACGTGATGACCACTGCCAACTCGCCCCCCCCTGCTCCGTCCccttccccctcctcctcttcctcttcctcctcctcctcggacAACGAGAGCGAGCACAGCGAGGAGAACAGCACCTACAGCGCCGAGCTGCAGACGCAGGGCGTGGACAACCACCACAGCGAGGAGGACCGGCTCACTGAGGCAGAGAAGAACCAACgccttcagcagcagctgctg GCCCTGAGCTCAGACCTGGCAGGGGCCCGAGACGATAACAAGAAGACCCTGAACGACGTCCTCCACGCCGAGAACGTCCGAGCCGGCCGAGACAAGTACAAGACCCTCCGCCAGATCCGAATGGGCAACACCAAGCAGAGGATTGATGAGTTTGAGGCCCTTTAG